TTGTCGGCCGCTTCCAGGGGCAGGGTGAGCGGTCGTCGGGCTGGCAGCGTTCCATCTCACGAAACCGGCTTTCTCGCTTCACCTCACACCTTCGCGTACCACTCAACATCCTTCGTATGTCGTGCGGTACGCACATTTCGTATGTCATGTGACACCCCATCAGCGCCCGGCTGATGGGGTGTCACCCGTTTCCCCCCTTGAAAGGACGCGCCGAAGCCCATGACCTCCCTCCCCCAGAAAGACGTCAACGACCCGACGCCCGAGGCGCCGCCGATCCCGCTGCGCCGTGTGCCCGGTTTCCGCCGGTTCTGGCTCTCGCGCGCGATCTCCGGGCTGGGCTCCGCGGTCACCACGGTGGCCCTGCCGGTGCTGACCTTCCAGGAGACCGGCTCACCCCTGATGGTCTCCCTGGTGGCGGCCGCCGCGACCCTGCCCTATGTGGTCTTCGGGCTGATCGCCGGCACTGTCGCGGACCGGATGGACCGGCGCCGCCTGATGATCGTTACCGACTGGCTCAACGCCGCCTGCATCGCCACCATCCCCCTCGCCTCCGCGCTGGGCGTCCTGACCGGCGGGCAGGTCCTCTTCGTGGCCCTCGCCTCGGCCAGCCTCACCCTCTTCTTCGAGGCGGGCGTGTACGGCTTCGTCCCCGACATCGTCGGCAAGGACAAGCTGACCGAGGCCAACAGCTCCATCTACGGCGCGCAGACGGTCGTACGCATCGCGGGGAACGCGGTGGCGGGCGGCCTGATCGTCGTCTTCCGCCCCGCCGGCACACTGGCGCTCGACGCCCTGTCCTTCGCCGTGTCCGCCCTGCTCCTCAGGGCCGTCGCACGCACCGTCACCTGGCCCGAGAGGCCGACGGCGGCGAAGCGGCCGGGGTTCAAGGAGTCCATCCGGGAGGGGCTGCACTTCCTCTACCACCACCCGACGCTGCGCC
The sequence above is a segment of the Streptomyces griseoviridis genome. Coding sequences within it:
- a CDS encoding MFS transporter, whose product is MTSLPQKDVNDPTPEAPPIPLRRVPGFRRFWLSRAISGLGSAVTTVALPVLTFQETGSPLMVSLVAAAATLPYVVFGLIAGTVADRMDRRRLMIVTDWLNAACIATIPLASALGVLTGGQVLFVALASASLTLFFEAGVYGFVPDIVGKDKLTEANSSIYGAQTVVRIAGNAVAGGLIVVFRPAGTLALDALSFAVSALLLRAVARTVTWPERPTAAKRPGFKESIREGLHFLYHHPTLRLMTVVGTLQSFSGGAIIGQLVVFADRVLGIHGSDGRIGLLYMAWSAGGIGGSFLLPRLRRRFEAVPLLLGVLPLGALLGLVVVLTSDWRITLVALTVWGSAYLVVLVNTMTYSQEVTPSELQGRVNTTRRMLSSGLGVPLGALVASTLTVRVGIQAGMSTAVVSIALAAVLVWGVQARRWLRPGQGA